One window from the genome of Phycisphaerales bacterium encodes:
- a CDS encoding anhydro-N-acetylmuramic acid kinase translates to MVRYAIGCMTGTSLDGLDAALVEAEGKGLDLRVRTAGYVSAGLGDLVDGLRAAATGAPINAGEFARLALDFGGLHARVLGDMLDGAGVEPAVCVLPGQTIVHKPPVSLQLINPWPVARRLGCPVLYDLRGADLAAGGQGAPITPIADWVLFRSEDEDRAIVNLGGFCNITTLPAASRPDGVRGSDVCACNQVLDACARRALGKAYDEDGRAALAGRPDDEAVGTLRDILRAQSSGDRSLGTGDECGAWVDRYDSLDGRDLLASAAHAVGTVIGERARSEGVAVLAGGGVRNAALVRSIEAAAGACRFTDALGVGAHQREATCIAVLGLLALDNVVYTQRAITGRREDLVAEGAWIGVRP, encoded by the coding sequence ATGGTGCGTTACGCGATCGGCTGCATGACCGGGACCAGCCTGGACGGGCTGGACGCCGCCCTCGTCGAGGCGGAGGGCAAGGGACTGGACCTCCGCGTTCGCACGGCCGGATACGTGAGTGCCGGGCTCGGCGATCTCGTTGATGGACTACGTGCGGCAGCGACTGGGGCCCCGATCAACGCCGGAGAATTCGCGCGGCTTGCGCTGGACTTCGGTGGACTGCATGCTCGGGTGTTAGGAGACATGCTCGACGGCGCTGGCGTCGAGCCGGCGGTATGCGTCCTGCCTGGTCAGACGATCGTCCACAAGCCTCCAGTATCGCTGCAGCTCATCAACCCGTGGCCCGTCGCGCGGCGACTGGGCTGTCCGGTGCTGTACGATCTGCGTGGCGCCGACCTTGCAGCGGGCGGACAGGGTGCCCCGATTACCCCCATCGCGGACTGGGTGCTGTTTCGGTCCGAAGACGAGGATCGCGCGATCGTGAACCTCGGCGGGTTCTGCAACATCACGACGCTACCGGCTGCGTCGAGGCCCGACGGCGTACGAGGGTCCGACGTATGCGCCTGCAACCAAGTGCTCGACGCGTGCGCCAGACGAGCATTGGGAAAGGCGTACGACGAGGACGGGCGAGCGGCCCTGGCGGGTCGGCCCGATGACGAAGCCGTGGGCACGCTGCGTGACATACTCCGTGCGCAGTCGTCCGGTGATCGCTCACTAGGCACCGGCGACGAATGTGGGGCGTGGGTAGACCGGTACGATTCGCTGGATGGACGCGATCTCTTGGCCAGCGCCGCCCATGCGGTCGGTACCGTGATCGGTGAACGGGCACGTTCAGAGGGCGTTGCGGTGCTCGCCGGCGGTGGAGTTCGAAACGCGGCGCTCGTGCGCTCCATCGAGGCTGCCGCAGGTGCGTGCCGGTTCACCGACGCACTCGGCGTGGGTGCACACCAACGCGAGGCGACGTGCATCGCAGTACTTGGCCTGCTCGCGCTCGACAATGTCGTGTACACGCAGAGAGCTATCACCGGGCGGCGGGAGGACCTCGTGGCCGAGGGCGCGTGGATCGGGGTACGACCGTGA
- a CDS encoding prepilin-type N-terminal cleavage/methylation domain-containing protein encodes MRTTRNFEREHRGLHRRAFTLVELILVIIIILILAAIAIPAYASLTYSSNQSGAANAVQAALQSARDAAVRAGSGRDAAAVFLLGDDGRVRIVVAQAEASILDDAGGGSEVLRDILVPSPGVEVVVLPRNWSVRGYARSTALSTAGGSLPDNLGWYEDTYTGGDRDVGQWVFPETIFYDQAQGNNGDKRQSFMVRFEGGTGRFLSSASGKALYIDPAPTLAFRDPGTPPWSANRVDREENLGRFVRKVLADPSISIGDKRLLLGDVSSDTVLVGPVGQIAVYNEKRLANAIGADGLSRNTDTLYSPIGGSVSGPEYDSAIFGSVTDPEINLRIGLWMRASGLEAGALPASETSDARIFLVSRYLGQPIEAARLAEGD; translated from the coding sequence ATGAGGACGACGCGCAACTTCGAGCGTGAGCATCGGGGCCTGCATCGACGGGCGTTCACGCTGGTCGAGCTGATCCTGGTGATCATCATCATCCTGATCCTGGCGGCGATTGCCATCCCGGCGTACGCCTCGCTGACCTATAGCAGCAACCAGAGCGGGGCGGCCAACGCCGTGCAGGCGGCGCTCCAGAGCGCTCGTGATGCGGCCGTGCGGGCCGGCTCGGGCCGCGACGCGGCGGCCGTGTTCCTGCTGGGCGACGACGGCCGCGTGCGCATCGTGGTGGCCCAGGCCGAGGCGAGCATCCTGGACGACGCGGGCGGCGGAAGCGAAGTCCTTCGCGACATCCTCGTGCCGTCGCCGGGCGTCGAGGTCGTGGTACTGCCGCGGAACTGGTCGGTGCGGGGCTACGCAAGGTCGACGGCGCTCTCGACCGCCGGCGGCTCGCTGCCCGACAACCTGGGCTGGTACGAGGACACGTATACCGGAGGCGACCGCGACGTCGGCCAGTGGGTGTTTCCTGAGACGATCTTCTACGACCAGGCCCAGGGCAACAACGGCGACAAGCGCCAGTCGTTCATGGTGCGGTTCGAGGGCGGCACCGGTCGTTTCCTGAGCTCTGCCAGCGGAAAGGCGCTGTACATCGATCCCGCGCCGACGCTCGCGTTCCGTGACCCGGGCACGCCGCCATGGAGTGCGAACCGGGTCGATCGCGAAGAGAACCTGGGTCGGTTCGTACGCAAGGTGCTCGCCGATCCTTCGATCTCCATCGGGGATAAGCGTCTGCTACTCGGCGACGTGTCGAGCGACACGGTCCTGGTCGGGCCGGTCGGGCAGATCGCCGTCTACAACGAGAAGCGGCTGGCCAACGCCATCGGCGCCGATGGCCTGAGCCGCAACACCGACACGCTCTACAGCCCGATCGGTGGATCGGTGAGCGGACCCGAGTACGACAGCGCGATCTTCGGCTCGGTCACCGATCCAGAGATCAACCTGCGCATCGGCCTGTGGATGCGTGCGAGCGGTCTGGAGGCCGGGGCGCTTCCGGCGTCCGAGACCTCCGACGCCCGCATCTTCCTGGTGTCGCGGTACCTGGGCCAGCCCATCGAGGCCGCCCGCCTTGCGGAGGGAGACTGA
- a CDS encoding type II secretion system F family protein, translated as MATFTYEARDAQGKMRKGTLEANTDEEAIGRLKSQSLYPTSVREQKVKKSEGAEGPAVNKKKRGGGIVLFGKVKKKQLTQFTRQLSTLQDAGLPLLRSLQILEGQAKPGPLKNVLIDLTDEVQGGSSLSEAMAKHPKAFDRLFVKMIAAGEVGGVLDIILQRLAEFMEKAQRLKRQIRGALVYPMVVVFVAVAILVMIMVVIIPQFQKIFEDFGVELPWLTIWLTDTSMWMAGRQPGQVVPGAVIFVGTLVAIPFVWKMVRLAKPGRALTDRMVLWTPVIGKVSRKSTVAKFTRTLGTLISAGVPILEAIRITADTSGNAVFEKALLRVHDAVREGESFAVPLRESKTCEPIVVNMVDVGEETGELDVMLMKVADNYDEEVDVAVKAALSLLEPIMVVLIGGMVGTIVIAMFLPMVAMIESLNGGGL; from the coding sequence ATGGCAACGTTCACGTACGAAGCCCGCGACGCCCAGGGCAAGATGCGCAAGGGCACCCTGGAGGCCAACACCGACGAGGAGGCCATCGGCCGGCTGAAGAGCCAGAGCCTCTACCCCACGTCGGTGCGCGAGCAAAAGGTGAAGAAGTCCGAGGGCGCGGAAGGCCCGGCAGTCAACAAGAAGAAGCGCGGTGGCGGGATCGTGCTCTTCGGCAAGGTCAAGAAGAAGCAGCTCACGCAGTTCACGCGTCAGTTGTCGACCCTGCAGGACGCGGGCCTTCCGCTGCTCCGGAGCCTCCAGATCCTTGAGGGCCAGGCCAAGCCCGGCCCGCTCAAGAACGTGCTCATCGACCTGACCGACGAGGTGCAGGGTGGCTCGAGCCTTTCGGAGGCGATGGCCAAGCACCCCAAGGCGTTCGACCGCCTGTTCGTCAAGATGATCGCGGCCGGCGAGGTCGGCGGCGTGCTGGACATCATCCTCCAGCGCCTGGCCGAGTTCATGGAGAAGGCCCAGCGGCTGAAGCGGCAGATCCGCGGCGCGCTGGTCTATCCGATGGTGGTCGTGTTCGTGGCGGTGGCCATCCTGGTCATGATCATGGTGGTCATCATCCCGCAGTTCCAGAAGATCTTCGAGGACTTCGGCGTCGAGCTGCCCTGGCTCACCATCTGGCTGACCGACACCAGCATGTGGATGGCCGGCCGCCAGCCGGGCCAGGTCGTCCCGGGCGCCGTCATCTTCGTGGGCACCCTCGTTGCCATCCCGTTCGTGTGGAAGATGGTCCGCCTGGCCAAGCCCGGCCGGGCGCTGACCGACCGGATGGTGCTGTGGACGCCGGTAATCGGCAAGGTGAGCCGCAAGTCGACGGTTGCCAAGTTCACTCGAACGCTGGGCACGCTGATCTCCGCGGGCGTGCCGATCCTCGAAGCCATCCGCATCACGGCCGACACATCGGGCAACGCGGTGTTCGAGAAGGCGCTGCTGCGGGTGCACGACGCGGTGCGCGAGGGCGAGAGCTTTGCCGTGCCGTTGCGCGAGAGCAAGACCTGCGAGCCCATCGTGGTGAACATGGTGGACGTGGGCGAAGAGACCGGTGAGCTGGACGTCATGCTCATGAAGGTCGCCGACAACTACGACGAGGAGGTCGACGTGGCGGTGAAGGCCGCGCTGTCCCTGCTCGAACCCATCATGGTCGTCTTGATCGGCGGCATGGTGGGCACGATCGTGATCGCGATGTTCCTGCCGATGGTGGCGATGATCGAGTCGCTCAACGGCGGGGGCCTGTGA
- the murQ gene encoding N-acetylmuramic acid 6-phosphate etherase, which translates to MPTERVHPRAVGMDALPTKDLLALMAEEDEHAVRAVKAQTARIAALVDEVVPRFRAGGRLVYVGAGTSGRLGVLDASECPPTFLVDPSRVVGIIAGGDAALRRSSESLEDDLQGARAEFDRLGVGELDTVIGLTAGGTTPYPIGAIEIARSRGALTGLVTCADVPEGHVADHVIRLETGPEVLAGSTRLKAGTATKLTLNMISTALMVRLGKVYDGLMVDVSATNDKLRDRAARIVVRLVGGSRDEAFVLLDEAGGRVKTAVVMRSLGIPRAEAEALLEASDGSLRDALERGPSC; encoded by the coding sequence GTGCCGACCGAGCGTGTCCACCCGCGTGCCGTGGGCATGGATGCGCTGCCGACAAAGGATCTGCTCGCGCTCATGGCCGAGGAAGACGAGCACGCCGTGCGTGCTGTGAAGGCCCAGACGGCGCGTATCGCGGCGCTGGTCGATGAGGTCGTTCCACGGTTTCGAGCGGGCGGTCGCCTGGTTTATGTCGGTGCCGGAACGTCGGGGCGCCTGGGCGTGCTCGACGCCTCCGAGTGTCCGCCCACGTTCCTGGTTGACCCATCGCGTGTTGTCGGGATCATCGCGGGCGGCGATGCCGCGTTGCGCCGATCGAGCGAGTCGCTCGAGGACGACCTGCAGGGCGCTCGGGCAGAGTTCGACCGACTCGGCGTGGGCGAACTCGACACGGTCATCGGGCTGACGGCGGGCGGGACCACGCCCTATCCGATCGGAGCGATCGAGATCGCGCGGTCGCGGGGTGCGCTGACCGGGCTGGTGACGTGCGCCGACGTACCCGAGGGCCACGTCGCGGACCACGTGATCCGCCTCGAGACCGGGCCGGAAGTACTGGCGGGTTCGACGCGCCTGAAGGCGGGGACCGCGACGAAGCTGACGCTCAACATGATCTCGACCGCCCTCATGGTGCGCCTGGGCAAGGTGTACGACGGGCTCATGGTCGACGTCAGCGCCACGAACGATAAGCTTCGCGACCGGGCGGCTCGGATCGTGGTGCGCCTGGTCGGCGGATCGCGCGACGAAGCGTTCGTACTGCTCGACGAGGCGGGCGGTCGCGTGAAGACCGCGGTCGTCATGCGTTCGCTGGGGATTCCGCGAGCCGAGGCGGAGGCATTGCTCGAGGCCTCGGACGGATCGCTGCGGGACGCGCTGGAACGGGGTCCATCGTGCTGA